In Brassica napus cultivar Da-Ae chromosome C2, Da-Ae, whole genome shotgun sequence, the sequence GTTAAGTGTCGTGATGTCTCTAAGTTTTGGGCCTAGAAGTTTCTAAAAATTGAATGGAGAGATGTTGTACGGCCGCAAAGATTGAAATCAGTAACAAGGTTGGTGAGGCCGGCGGTTCGCACCGGCACCGACTCACCGGCCCCTTGTTAAAAAGTCTAAacctgttttttttattttattatattgactTTTCCTACTTCTTAGGTATGCTCGTTGAATTCTAGTCTGTCGACTTGAGATTTTCAAAGTGTCTATTTCATTTATTACCAACCAAAATCGGACGCAGATAAGACATTTGGTGTTTTGTCTTGTTAATTCTTTTGTATTATTCATTAGACAACTTGTGATAAAGTAGACAATTCAAAGTACTTGGTACAAAGTATCACATcagaaattgaaaaatattttaattgatattcTATCAGTTTCAAATTAGATATTATTTTtcataacaaattaaaaacaagTTTAACGTTTGATTTCATTTACTGTTAAAATTTcataacatttattatttttaaaaagtttaattagAAGTAAAAGcgataaaactaataaaaattgaattaaaatcataaattaacacttattttgtaatgaaaagaaattattttacaatgatacttaatttaaacaaaaaatctatcctatactaaaagggataTATGAGGAGTAGGGAGGCTGTCCACGTCCTCAATTAAATCAACCAATAGGAGACATTCGTTTTGCCACGTCATCAGTATTTGTCCTGAAGCTCGAGAAAGTCGGCGAAGGCACTTACGGGAAGGTTTACAGATCCAGAGAGAAAGCTACCGGAAAGACGCGTCTCCATGAAGACGAAGAAGGCGTTCTTTCCACCACTCTCCGCAATATCTCCATCTTACGCATGCTCGCTTGCGATCCTCACATCGTCAGGTTCGGATTccctctctcactctctctatTGGAGTTGTGTTAGGGTTTCGTATATCATAGTGTTCGTTTCGTTAGATCTCGATTTCATATTGCTTGGTTGATTCGTTAGATTGGAGATGATTGATCTCAGTTAGGATTTTGGATGATCAATTAGGATTCTGGAGATGATTCGTAGAGTTGATAGATCTCAATTAGGATTCAGGATGATAAACCACTGCATCTCGATCCTCAGTATCTGTTAGTTTCATCTATTTACTTATCTGATTGTTGATTTTCTTCAGGTTGATGGATGTTAAGCAAGGACTGAGCAAAGATGGCAAAACTGTGCTCTACCTGGTGTTCGAGTACATGGACACTGATGTCAAGAAGTACATCAGAAGTTTCCGTCAAACCGGAGACAACATTCCTCCCCAAATCGTCAAGAGCTTGATGTACCAACTCTGCAAAGGAATCGCATTCTGCCATGGCCACGGTGTGCTGCACAGGTATATAATGTTTACAAGTGAGAATGATTTAAGAGAGAAATCTTACTACTTTCTCTTGGTTTTGTTAACAGAGATCTTAAGCCTCACAATCTCTTGATGGATCCCAAGACGATGAGGCTCAAGATTGCAGATCTTGGTTTAGCCAGAGCCTTCACTCTCCCTATGAAGAAGTATACCCATGAGTTAATAATCTCTGTTGATCTGTTTGAGCTCAATGTCATTGTATCTGGTTATAAACTGGTTACCTCCAAGGCGAttttgatctgtttttttttttcaaatctgtaGGTGGGTATTGAAGGCTAGAAGCTCTATATTCACACGAGAAAGGATAAAAGAAGGTTAAGTGGCAGAAATTCTCAGGAAAAGCACCAGGACTTACCTGGTATCAGGTGGAATTACTAAATCTTTTCAGAATTGAAAAGATATATTTGTCATTTAGATAGCAAGATGTGATCTAATGaacaatatttgaaatatcTGTTGCAGGCATACTTTGATGCGCCGGGGTTTAGTAatttaagttttctttttccATCTGAAGAAGATTCTTTAACGAAACAAGGAAAATAAATTAGTACGTATTCCTCTTAGTATCACTAGACatgaaaataaaagttttgtgCTCACTTCACCACCACAGGTTAGTTTATATCTAACTTAGCACCAACATCTTATGCTCATTTGGTATTCCTCTTACTATCACTAGACATTATAGACTGCATACTGGGAAAGTTAACACTGAAACAT encodes:
- the LOC125582521 gene encoding cyclin-dependent kinase B2-1-like, which gives rise to MERCCTAAKIEISNKGGCPRPQLNQPIGDIRFATSSVFVLKLEKVGEGTYGKVYRSREKATGKTRLHEDEEGVLSTTLRNISILRMLACDPHIVRLMDVKQGLSKDGKTVLYLVFEYMDTDVKKYIRSFRQTGDNIPPQIVKSLMYQLCKGIAFCHGHGVLHRDLKPHNLLMDPKTMRLKIADLGLARAFTLPMKKYTHELIISVDLFELNVIVSGYKLVTSKAILICFFFSNL